In Acidobacteriota bacterium, one DNA window encodes the following:
- a CDS encoding TIM barrel protein — protein sequence MAGIWPIAAGLAAPAAAAGQRKPNSRVSGVQIGLNVPYNFGNNFMSAGEVLERCLHLGVSAVELRSQPVELFLGIPSSLIKAASASGRNASPEQIAEQRRAAAQLRTARLALPMSRVREFRRMYEQAGVAIEIVKFDGIYARTDDEIDYGFVLAKTLGARALSCEIDVAQADRLGQFAEKHELMVGYHGHAETGPAQWAEAFGSSKYNGANLDLGHYVAGGHTPPVLDFLAEHHARITHVHVKDRKKDNGVNVPFGEGDTPIVAALQLIRDRKWRHIQATIEFEYPVAPGFRMLEMAKCVEYCRKALAL from the coding sequence ATGGCCGGCATCTGGCCGATCGCGGCCGGGCTGGCGGCGCCGGCCGCCGCGGCCGGACAGCGCAAGCCGAATTCCAGGGTGTCGGGCGTCCAGATCGGATTGAACGTTCCCTACAACTTCGGCAACAACTTCATGAGCGCCGGCGAGGTGCTCGAGCGCTGCCTCCATCTCGGCGTGAGCGCCGTCGAGCTGCGATCGCAGCCCGTGGAGCTGTTCCTCGGCATCCCGTCATCGCTCATCAAGGCCGCGTCAGCGAGCGGCCGTAATGCCTCGCCGGAGCAGATCGCCGAGCAACGGCGTGCAGCCGCCCAGCTCCGCACGGCGCGGCTCGCCTTGCCGATGAGCCGCGTGCGCGAGTTCCGGCGGATGTACGAACAGGCCGGCGTCGCCATCGAGATCGTCAAGTTCGACGGCATCTACGCCCGCACCGACGACGAGATCGACTACGGCTTCGTGCTCGCGAAGACGCTGGGCGCGCGCGCCCTCTCGTGCGAGATCGACGTCGCGCAGGCGGACCGCCTCGGGCAGTTCGCCGAGAAGCACGAGCTGATGGTCGGCTACCACGGGCATGCCGAGACCGGGCCGGCGCAGTGGGCCGAGGCCTTCGGCTCCTCGAAGTACAACGGGGCGAACCTGGATCTCGGCCACTACGTCGCCGGCGGGCACACGCCGCCCGTGCTCGACTTCCTCGCCGAGCACCACGCGCGCATCACGCACGTCCACGTCAAGGATCGGAAGAAGGACAACGGGGTGAACGTTCCCTTCGGCGAGGGCGACACGCCCATCGTCGCCGCGCTGCAGCTCATCCGCGACCGGAAGTGGCGCCACATCCAGGCGACGATCGAATTCGAGTATCCGGTGGCGCCGGGCTTCCGGATGCTCGAGATGGCGAAGTGCGTGGAGTACTGCAGGAAGGCGCTGGCGCTGTAG
- a CDS encoding sugar kinase → MTPALPIPPAGTFDFLALGALVHRLDPGLLPFHKAHRCTIHVSGGEFNTAANLADCFKLRTAVASAMVEYPIGALVAERVRAMGVTPFYRHFAHDGARGPNIATVYSDLGYGVRPPVVFYNRANEAAARLQPGDFDWDAIFAEGVRWFHSGGIFAALSDTTPELIIEGMTAARRHGAIVSFDLNYREKLWNASGGPARARDVLGRIVQLVDVLVGNEEDLQKGLGVAGPDVTTTSKLDPSVFFHLIDAVIDRHPQIKVVATTLRDVHSTNRHQWGAVAWIQGRQHRSPTCDLDVHDRVGGGDGFAAGFFYGLLTGESPEEAVRLGWAHGALITTFPGDTTMATLDQVRAFARGGSARIQR, encoded by the coding sequence ATGACGCCAGCGCTTCCCATTCCACCGGCCGGCACATTCGACTTCCTCGCGCTCGGCGCGCTCGTGCATCGCCTCGATCCGGGCCTGCTGCCGTTCCACAAGGCGCACCGGTGCACGATCCACGTGAGCGGCGGCGAGTTCAACACCGCCGCCAACCTCGCGGACTGCTTCAAGCTCCGCACGGCCGTCGCGAGCGCGATGGTCGAGTACCCCATCGGCGCGCTCGTGGCGGAACGCGTGCGCGCGATGGGCGTGACGCCCTTCTACAGGCACTTCGCGCACGACGGCGCCCGCGGCCCCAACATCGCGACGGTGTACAGCGATCTCGGCTACGGCGTGCGGCCGCCGGTCGTCTTCTACAATCGCGCGAACGAGGCCGCCGCGCGGCTGCAGCCGGGCGACTTCGACTGGGACGCGATCTTCGCGGAAGGCGTCCGCTGGTTCCACAGCGGCGGCATCTTCGCCGCGCTCTCGGACACGACGCCCGAGCTCATCATCGAGGGCATGACGGCCGCGCGGCGCCACGGCGCGATCGTGTCGTTCGATCTGAACTACCGCGAGAAGCTCTGGAACGCGAGCGGCGGCCCGGCGCGCGCGCGCGACGTGCTCGGCCGGATCGTCCAGCTCGTCGACGTGCTCGTCGGCAACGAGGAGGATCTGCAGAAGGGCCTCGGCGTGGCCGGCCCGGACGTGACGACGACGTCGAAGCTGGATCCGAGCGTCTTCTTCCACCTGATCGACGCGGTGATCGACCGGCACCCGCAGATCAAAGTGGTCGCGACGACCTTGCGCGACGTGCATTCGACGAACCGCCACCAGTGGGGCGCGGTGGCCTGGATTCAGGGCCGCCAGCACCGGTCGCCGACCTGCGATCTCGACGTGCACGATCGGGTGGGCGGCGGCGACGGGTTCGCCGCAGGCTTCTTCTATGGCCTGCTGACGGGCGAATCTCCGGAGGAGGCGGTGCGCCTCGGCTGGGCCCACGGCGCCCTGATCACGACGTTCCCGGGCGACACCACGATGGCGACGTTGGATCAGGTGCGGGCCTTCGCCAGAGGCGGCAGCGCGCGCATCCAGCGATAG
- the gndA gene encoding NADP-dependent phosphogluconate dehydrogenase, whose translation MSQHIGVVGLGVMGANLARNIDGKGFGVAGYDADPAKTKAFLDGPARGTRIVGVGSPEELARVLERPRRILIMVPAGSAVDGVIARLAPHCEPGDILIDGGNSLFSDTDRRSDELDAKRLHFVGTGVSGGEEGALHGPSIMPGGSEDAWQALAPIFRAIAAKADDGDPCVAHMGPRGAGHYVKMVHNGIEYGDMQLIAEVYDLLGRGAGMPAADIGAVFAEWNAGELQSYLVEITARVLGVTDPDTGRPIVDVILDEAQQKGTGKWMSQNGFDVGAAIPTINAAVEARLISALKSERVAASRVLAGPSSRPRIDRAALVAALRDALYASKIVSYAQGMAMLRLASVEYGYGIDPAAVARIWRAGCIIRATLLGDIRDAFRRDAALANLMRDDAFRDALAVRQDGWRHAVQTAVALGIPAPAMSASLAYYDAYRSERLPANLTQAQRDFFGAHTYRRLDRDGTFHTQWS comes from the coding sequence ATGAGCCAGCACATCGGCGTGGTGGGGCTCGGCGTCATGGGCGCCAACCTGGCCCGCAACATCGACGGCAAAGGGTTCGGGGTCGCGGGCTACGACGCGGACCCGGCGAAGACGAAGGCGTTTCTCGACGGCCCGGCGCGCGGCACCCGCATCGTCGGCGTCGGGTCGCCCGAAGAGCTCGCCCGCGTGCTCGAGCGCCCGCGGCGCATCCTGATCATGGTGCCGGCCGGCTCGGCCGTCGACGGCGTCATCGCGCGGCTCGCGCCGCACTGTGAGCCGGGCGACATCCTCATCGACGGCGGCAATTCCCTCTTCTCCGACACGGATCGGCGATCGGATGAGCTCGACGCCAAGCGGCTGCACTTCGTCGGCACCGGCGTGTCGGGCGGCGAAGAGGGCGCCTTGCACGGCCCGTCGATCATGCCGGGCGGATCCGAGGACGCGTGGCAGGCGCTGGCGCCGATCTTCCGCGCCATCGCCGCGAAGGCCGATGACGGCGACCCGTGCGTGGCCCACATGGGACCGCGCGGCGCGGGGCACTACGTGAAGATGGTGCACAACGGCATCGAGTACGGCGACATGCAGCTCATCGCCGAGGTGTACGACCTGCTCGGCCGCGGCGCCGGGATGCCGGCCGCGGACATCGGCGCGGTGTTCGCCGAGTGGAACGCGGGCGAGCTGCAGTCCTACCTCGTCGAGATCACGGCACGCGTGCTCGGCGTCACCGATCCGGACACGGGCCGGCCGATCGTGGACGTGATCCTCGACGAAGCCCAGCAGAAGGGCACCGGCAAGTGGATGAGCCAGAACGGCTTCGACGTCGGCGCGGCGATTCCGACCATCAACGCCGCCGTCGAGGCGCGCCTGATCTCGGCGCTGAAGTCCGAGCGCGTCGCGGCGAGCCGCGTGCTCGCCGGGCCGTCGTCCCGCCCGCGAATCGATCGCGCCGCGCTCGTCGCCGCGCTCCGCGATGCGCTGTACGCGAGCAAGATCGTCTCCTACGCCCAGGGCATGGCGATGCTGCGGCTCGCCTCCGTCGAGTACGGCTACGGCATCGATCCGGCCGCCGTCGCGCGGATCTGGCGCGCGGGCTGCATCATCCGCGCGACGCTGCTCGGCGACATCCGCGACGCATTCCGGCGAGACGCGGCGCTCGCGAACCTGATGCGCGACGACGCGTTCCGTGACGCCCTCGCGGTGCGCCAGGACGGCTGGCGCCACGCCGTCCAGACGGCGGTCGCGCTCGGCATCCCGGCGCCGGCGATGAGCGCCTCGCTCGCGTACTACGACGCGTACCGCAGCGAGCGGCTGCCCGCCAATCTGACGCAGGCACAGCGCGACTTCTTCGGCGCTCACACGTACCGCCGCCTCGATCGCGACGGCACCTTTCACACACAGTGGTCATGA
- a CDS encoding DUF2088 domain-containing protein, which translates to MIVPDGTRTMPLPMMFGLLESALAPRTAALDVLVALGTHAPMSDAQLGELIGRPVVNGRTGPHRIFNHQWDDPSTFLQIGTLPAREVEQITGGRLRADVPVALNRLVAEYDHLIVCGPVFPHEVVGFSGGTKYLFPGIAAPPIIHFTHWLGALITSYDVIGTIDTPVRAVIDRAAARLDTPLSLVALVVTHEGVAGVFCGDVHEAWREAARLSSHRHIVWLDRPVDRVLAMMPPMYQDLWTAAKGMYKTEPAVADGGEVVIYAPHVDEVSHVHGRLIEEIGYHCRDYFLAQWDRFGRYPGGVLAHSTHVKGLGDYDAATGRETPRITVTLATAIPEARCDRINLGYLDPATVVPDEWAGDDTLVVPRAGELLFRVGAPPRL; encoded by the coding sequence ATGATCGTGCCAGACGGCACGCGCACGATGCCGTTGCCCATGATGTTCGGCCTGCTGGAATCGGCGCTCGCGCCCCGCACCGCCGCTCTCGACGTCCTCGTCGCGCTCGGCACGCACGCACCGATGAGCGACGCGCAGCTCGGCGAGCTGATCGGCCGTCCGGTGGTGAACGGCCGGACCGGGCCGCATCGGATCTTCAATCACCAGTGGGACGACCCGTCGACGTTCCTCCAGATCGGCACGCTCCCGGCGCGCGAGGTCGAGCAGATCACCGGCGGCCGCCTGCGCGCGGACGTACCGGTGGCCCTCAACCGGCTCGTCGCGGAATACGACCATCTCATCGTCTGCGGCCCGGTGTTCCCGCACGAGGTCGTCGGGTTCTCGGGAGGGACGAAGTACCTCTTTCCTGGCATCGCGGCGCCGCCGATCATCCACTTCACGCACTGGCTCGGCGCGCTGATCACGAGCTACGACGTGATCGGCACCATCGACACGCCCGTGCGTGCGGTGATCGATCGGGCAGCGGCGCGGCTCGACACGCCGCTGTCGCTCGTGGCCCTGGTGGTGACGCACGAGGGCGTCGCGGGCGTCTTCTGCGGCGACGTGCACGAGGCGTGGCGCGAGGCGGCCCGTCTCTCCAGCCACCGGCACATCGTCTGGCTCGATCGGCCGGTCGATCGGGTGCTGGCGATGATGCCGCCGATGTACCAGGATCTGTGGACGGCCGCCAAGGGGATGTACAAGACGGAGCCGGCCGTTGCCGACGGCGGCGAAGTGGTGATCTACGCGCCGCACGTCGACGAGGTGAGCCACGTGCACGGCCGGCTGATCGAGGAGATCGGCTATCACTGCCGGGACTACTTCCTGGCGCAATGGGACCGGTTCGGCCGCTATCCGGGCGGCGTCCTCGCGCACTCGACGCACGTCAAAGGGTTGGGCGACTACGACGCGGCGACCGGCCGCGAGACGCCGCGCATCACCGTCACGCTCGCGACGGCGATTCCCGAGGCGCGGTGCGACCGCATCAACCTGGGCTACCTCGATCCGGCGACGGTCGTGCCCGACGAGTGGGCCGGCGACGACACGCTGGTCGTGCCGCGCGCGGGCGAGCTGCTGTTTCGGGTCGGCGCCCCCCCGCGCCTCTGA
- a CDS encoding c-type cytochrome, producing the protein MPRSWIPAAAVLCVAAAVTLSARQTVPPPVRTPAGEIATFALPVGYRVELVAAEPLVQDPVAIDWDADGRLWVVEMPGYMTDIRASDEHAPTGRVVVLEDADADGRMDRRTVFADGLVLPRAIKVLERGVLVGEPPYLWLMRDENGDFRADSRLLVTDRYGRRDAVVEHNLNSLTWTLDNWIHTSEGDIVLRLKQGAFDVRPTLPRGQWGVTQDDAGRLYRNTNESALHVDVVPTPYYARNPDLVRTRGSYESLGGADDAIDIVWPARPTPGVNRGYQAGILRDDGRLARFTAVAAPTVYRGDRLPAELYGNVFVVEPSANLVSRIVVEDDGRGLSARKAYDGAEFIASTDERFRPVHLSSAPDGTLYVIDMYRGIIQHKAYITEYLRDYIVSHQVEQPVSLGRIFRVVHDSTRPGPRPALGRATGAQLVAALSHLNGWWRDTAQRLMVERGDRRVAPALRALATSAAPARTRLHALWTLEGLDALTPADVVRALSDGSRDVRTSAVRLAEAFVGDATVQAALLARLDERDWNVRAQLAATLGELPAGLRERALAALLDRAAGDPIVVDAALSGMRGAETAVLDRLLEGTVETPERRAAIAMIAATVIRSKQEPRVQEVWTKTVSAARAEWQRAALLEGTEIALTGALPPGSVRRAAAAPATAAPCPTCPGGRGGPGGARAFPEVLGEGGAAASARAGGPAMTLGAPPVLVTLASADSALGRRAARVLERVAWPGKPGVSGAAVAPLTADETRRFAEGQRVYEAVCQGCHQANGRGLDRVAPSLVDSALVAGDVPVLARVLLHGKEGSVGLMPPLGATLGDDQIASVLTYIRRAWGLTASAVDPAAIERVRAATAGRARPWTDAELR; encoded by the coding sequence ATGCCCAGGTCCTGGATTCCGGCCGCGGCCGTCTTGTGCGTCGCCGCGGCGGTGACGTTGTCGGCTCGACAAACGGTGCCGCCGCCGGTGCGCACGCCGGCCGGCGAGATCGCAACCTTCGCCTTGCCCGTCGGATATCGCGTGGAGCTCGTTGCCGCCGAGCCGCTCGTCCAGGACCCGGTCGCCATCGACTGGGACGCGGACGGACGGCTGTGGGTCGTCGAGATGCCCGGATACATGACCGATATCCGCGCCTCCGACGAGCACGCGCCGACGGGTCGTGTCGTCGTCCTCGAGGACGCCGATGCCGACGGCCGGATGGATCGGCGGACGGTGTTCGCCGATGGCCTGGTGCTCCCGCGCGCGATCAAAGTGCTCGAACGCGGCGTCCTGGTGGGCGAGCCCCCGTATCTCTGGCTGATGCGCGACGAGAACGGCGACTTCAGGGCCGACAGCCGGCTGCTCGTCACCGACCGCTACGGACGGCGCGACGCCGTCGTCGAGCACAACCTGAACTCGCTCACGTGGACGCTCGACAACTGGATTCACACGTCCGAAGGCGACATCGTCCTGAGGTTGAAACAGGGCGCCTTCGACGTTCGGCCGACGCTGCCGCGCGGGCAGTGGGGCGTGACGCAGGACGACGCCGGCCGGCTCTATCGCAACACGAACGAGTCGGCGCTGCACGTCGACGTGGTGCCGACGCCGTACTACGCGCGGAACCCCGATCTCGTGCGCACGCGGGGCAGCTACGAGTCGCTCGGCGGCGCCGATGATGCGATCGACATCGTCTGGCCCGCGCGTCCGACGCCCGGCGTGAACCGCGGCTACCAGGCCGGCATCCTCCGTGACGACGGCCGGCTGGCCCGCTTCACCGCCGTCGCCGCGCCCACCGTCTATCGCGGCGACCGTCTTCCGGCCGAGCTCTACGGCAACGTCTTCGTCGTCGAGCCCTCGGCCAACCTCGTGAGCCGGATCGTCGTCGAGGACGACGGGCGGGGGCTGAGCGCACGCAAGGCGTACGACGGCGCCGAGTTCATCGCGTCGACCGACGAGCGCTTTCGGCCCGTCCACCTGTCGTCCGCGCCCGACGGCACGCTGTACGTGATCGACATGTACCGCGGCATCATCCAGCACAAGGCGTACATCACCGAGTACCTGCGCGACTACATCGTGTCGCACCAGGTCGAACAGCCGGTGTCGCTCGGCCGGATCTTCCGCGTGGTCCACGACAGCACGCGGCCCGGCCCGCGGCCGGCGCTCGGCCGGGCCACGGGCGCCCAGCTCGTGGCCGCGCTGTCGCATCTCAACGGCTGGTGGCGCGACACGGCCCAGCGTCTGATGGTGGAACGCGGCGATCGCCGCGTCGCGCCGGCGCTGCGCGCGTTGGCCACGAGCGCCGCACCGGCGCGGACGCGGCTGCACGCGCTCTGGACGCTGGAAGGACTCGACGCGCTGACGCCGGCCGACGTCGTTCGGGCGCTGTCCGACGGATCGCGCGACGTGCGCACGTCCGCCGTTCGTCTCGCGGAAGCGTTCGTCGGAGACGCGACGGTGCAGGCGGCGCTCCTGGCGCGGCTCGACGAGCGCGACTGGAACGTGCGCGCGCAGCTCGCCGCCACGCTGGGCGAGCTGCCGGCGGGACTGCGCGAGCGTGCGCTGGCCGCGCTCCTCGATCGTGCCGCCGGCGATCCCATCGTCGTCGACGCGGCGCTCAGCGGGATGCGCGGCGCCGAGACCGCGGTGCTCGATCGGTTGCTCGAAGGCACGGTCGAGACGCCGGAGCGTCGCGCCGCGATCGCGATGATCGCCGCGACCGTGATCCGATCGAAGCAGGAGCCGCGGGTGCAGGAGGTTTGGACGAAGACCGTCTCAGCCGCGCGTGCCGAGTGGCAGCGGGCGGCGCTGCTCGAGGGGACCGAGATCGCGTTGACCGGCGCCCTCCCGCCGGGAAGCGTGCGCCGGGCGGCGGCTGCACCGGCGACGGCGGCGCCGTGCCCGACGTGCCCAGGCGGGCGCGGCGGCCCGGGCGGTGCGCGCGCGTTTCCCGAAGTGCTCGGCGAGGGCGGGGCGGCCGCGTCGGCCCGTGCCGGAGGGCCGGCGATGACGCTCGGCGCGCCGCCGGTGCTGGTGACGCTGGCCTCCGCGGACAGCGCATTGGGCCGGCGTGCGGCGCGCGTGCTCGAACGCGTCGCGTGGCCGGGCAAGCCTGGCGTGTCGGGCGCGGCCGTCGCGCCCCTCACCGCCGACGAAACGCGGCGATTCGCCGAGGGCCAGCGCGTCTACGAGGCCGTCTGTCAGGGCTGTCATCAGGCGAACGGTCGCGGGCTCGACCGTGTCGCGCCGAGCCTCGTCGACTCGGCGCTCGTCGCGGGCGACGTCCCGGTGCTCGCGCGCGTGTTGCTGCACGGCAAGGAGGGCAGCGTCGGGCTCATGCCGCCGCTCGGCGCGACGCTCGGCGACGATCAGATCGCGAGCGTGCTGACGTACATCCGGCGAGCGTGGGGCCTGACGGCGTCCGCGGTCGATCCCGCCGCGATTGAGCGTGTGCGCGCCGCGACGGCCGGCCGCGCCCGGCCGTGGACCGATGCGGAACTCAGGTAG
- a CDS encoding Gfo/Idh/MocA family oxidoreductase, translating into MRVGIIGTGAIANLHARAYRAIGFTVRACTDINEQAGRAFATAHDTELVEDAHAVCRHPEVDVVDLCTLPGVRLDVLRDCVAFRKPLQVQKPIATTLDVAREMVELARSVNLPFAVVSQHRFDDAMQFLSSAIRAGRLGRLLEGDAYVKWHRTDAYYARPVKGSWAGEGGGALINQGIHQVDMLRWLFGPVREVAAMWQLGAVHRIESEDVVNALLRFETGATGVIQASTAFAPGYTERLELHGTKGTAIVSGDRLTAWDVADDEGEPPPLAQNVASGASDPMAISLEPFERQFLDFAEAIRTGRRPAIAGEDGYAALEIVDAVYRSCRSGQLVRLGAA; encoded by the coding sequence TTGAGAGTGGGCATCATCGGTACCGGCGCGATCGCGAACTTGCACGCGCGCGCGTATCGGGCCATCGGATTCACGGTGCGGGCCTGCACCGACATCAACGAGCAGGCCGGGCGGGCGTTCGCGACGGCGCACGACACGGAGCTCGTGGAGGACGCGCACGCCGTGTGCCGTCATCCTGAAGTCGACGTCGTCGATCTCTGCACGCTGCCCGGCGTGCGGCTCGACGTGCTGCGCGACTGCGTCGCGTTTCGCAAGCCGCTGCAGGTGCAGAAACCGATCGCGACCACGCTCGACGTCGCGCGCGAGATGGTCGAGCTCGCGCGGTCCGTCAACCTGCCGTTCGCCGTCGTCAGCCAGCACCGCTTCGACGATGCGATGCAGTTCCTGTCGAGCGCGATTCGCGCTGGCCGGCTGGGACGGCTGCTCGAGGGCGATGCGTACGTGAAATGGCACCGCACGGACGCGTACTACGCGCGGCCCGTGAAGGGGAGCTGGGCAGGGGAAGGCGGCGGCGCGCTGATCAACCAGGGCATCCACCAGGTGGACATGCTGCGCTGGCTCTTCGGGCCGGTGCGCGAGGTCGCCGCGATGTGGCAGCTCGGCGCCGTCCATCGCATCGAATCGGAGGACGTGGTCAACGCGCTGCTCCGGTTCGAGACCGGGGCGACCGGCGTCATCCAGGCGTCCACGGCCTTCGCGCCGGGGTACACGGAGCGGCTCGAGCTGCACGGGACGAAGGGCACGGCCATCGTCTCCGGCGATCGGCTCACCGCGTGGGACGTCGCAGACGACGAGGGCGAGCCGCCGCCGCTGGCGCAGAACGTGGCGTCCGGCGCGTCGGATCCGATGGCGATCTCGCTCGAGCCGTTCGAACGGCAGTTCCTGGACTTCGCGGAGGCGATCCGGACCGGCCGGCGTCCCGCCATCGCCGGCGAGGACGGCTACGCGGCGCTCGAGATCGTGGACGCCGTGTACCGCTCCTGCCGCTCGGGGCAACTGGTGCGCCTCGGTGCGGCCTAG
- the ligD gene encoding DNA ligase D translates to MPSRWRAEPAAIRPMLASLAAPPLAQPGLVYEPKYDGIRALVDVRPPARKGADPVVALYSRNGREKHVQFPGIVRTLAAMARRLPGPVLLDAEIVAVDRTGTPLGFQHIQQRIHLTSPAEIERAERLQPTALIAFDLLRDGDEDLRSDPLAARRLRLQARVRPDARQRRWVRLSELAADDGHALLERARRDGWEGLIVKDGDSIYQSGKRTPAWRKLKLLEQQEFVVGGWTEPRESRAHFGALLVGYYDDARLRWAGSVGTGFDQAELVRVGRLLRDRETRESPFADRVRTAERAHWVRPDLVAEVRFTEWTSDGLLRQPVYLGMREDKEATSVRRERRRAKGRGQRAKVKGEGEREGKGEKAKGSGPPRHRNRREVGTGTGPVIDQLTALEASGKDGEIALPNGDLLRVTNLRKVFWPKAGLTKGDLLRYYAEVAPMLLPAVDDRPLVMRRFPNGVDGPAFYQQRHPEDVPQGVRRAVLPAGVDPITEEGPRDRLIGGSLTTLLYMAQIAAISQDPWFSRVADPLHMDYAAIDLDPGDGATFARVLDVARWVKDVLDRFRIPAWPKTSGASGMHIYIPLPAATTYDTGQLLGRMIATMVADEHPKAATVVRAVRSRPHGTVYVDFLQNILGKTLATAYSARASEYAGVSTPLTWNEVERGVDPRDFTIETAPARFRAAGDLWTAFRTAKPVDLAALTSR, encoded by the coding sequence ATGCCCTCCCGCTGGCGCGCGGAACCGGCGGCCATCCGTCCGATGCTCGCCTCGCTCGCGGCGCCGCCCCTCGCGCAGCCCGGCCTCGTCTACGAGCCGAAGTACGACGGCATTCGCGCGCTCGTGGACGTGCGCCCGCCGGCGCGAAAGGGCGCCGATCCTGTGGTGGCGCTCTACTCGCGCAACGGCCGCGAGAAGCACGTCCAGTTCCCCGGCATCGTCCGCACGCTGGCCGCGATGGCACGGAGGCTTCCCGGTCCGGTACTGCTCGACGCGGAGATCGTCGCCGTCGACCGGACCGGCACGCCGCTCGGCTTCCAGCACATCCAGCAGCGGATTCACTTGACGTCGCCGGCCGAGATCGAACGCGCCGAACGTCTTCAGCCAACGGCGCTGATCGCGTTCGACCTGCTGCGCGACGGAGACGAAGACCTGCGATCCGATCCGCTGGCGGCCCGCCGGCTCCGGCTCCAGGCGAGGGTCCGGCCGGACGCGCGGCAGCGCCGCTGGGTGCGGCTGAGCGAGCTCGCGGCCGACGACGGCCACGCGCTCCTCGAGCGCGCCCGCCGCGACGGCTGGGAAGGCCTCATCGTCAAGGACGGCGACTCGATCTACCAGAGCGGCAAGCGCACGCCGGCCTGGCGCAAGCTCAAGCTGCTCGAGCAGCAGGAATTCGTCGTCGGCGGCTGGACCGAGCCGCGCGAGTCGCGGGCGCACTTCGGCGCGCTGCTGGTCGGCTACTACGACGATGCGCGCCTGCGCTGGGCGGGCAGCGTGGGCACGGGGTTCGATCAGGCCGAGCTCGTGCGCGTCGGCCGGCTGCTCCGCGATCGCGAGACTCGCGAGAGCCCGTTCGCCGATCGCGTCCGCACGGCGGAGCGCGCGCACTGGGTGCGTCCCGATCTCGTCGCCGAAGTCCGGTTCACGGAATGGACGTCGGACGGGCTGCTCCGGCAGCCGGTCTATCTCGGGATGCGCGAAGACAAAGAGGCGACGTCGGTGCGACGCGAACGAAGAAGGGCAAAGGGCAGAGGGCAAAGGGCAAAGGTAAAGGGGGAAGGGGAAAGGGAGGGGAAAGGGGAAAAGGCAAAGGGAAGCGGGCCACCGCGTCATCGGAACCGGCGCGAGGTCGGGACCGGCACAGGACCGGTGATCGATCAACTGACGGCGCTGGAGGCGTCAGGCAAAGACGGCGAGATCGCGCTGCCGAATGGCGACCTGCTCCGCGTCACGAACCTCCGCAAGGTGTTCTGGCCGAAGGCCGGCCTCACCAAGGGGGACCTGCTTCGTTACTACGCGGAGGTCGCGCCGATGCTGCTGCCGGCGGTCGACGATCGGCCGCTCGTGATGAGGCGGTTTCCGAACGGTGTCGACGGGCCGGCGTTCTATCAGCAACGCCATCCCGAAGACGTCCCGCAGGGCGTTCGGCGCGCGGTGCTGCCAGCCGGCGTCGATCCGATCACCGAAGAAGGGCCTCGCGATCGGTTGATCGGCGGGTCGCTCACGACGCTCCTCTACATGGCGCAAATCGCGGCGATCTCCCAGGACCCGTGGTTCTCCAGGGTCGCCGATCCGCTGCACATGGACTACGCCGCGATCGATCTCGACCCGGGCGACGGCGCGACGTTCGCGCGCGTGCTCGACGTCGCGCGCTGGGTCAAGGACGTCCTCGATCGCTTCCGTATTCCGGCCTGGCCGAAGACGTCGGGCGCGAGCGGGATGCACATCTACATCCCGCTGCCGGCCGCGACCACCTACGACACGGGCCAACTGCTGGGTCGCATGATCGCGACGATGGTGGCGGACGAACACCCGAAGGCCGCGACCGTCGTGCGCGCCGTGCGCAGCCGCCCGCACGGCACGGTCTACGTCGACTTCCTGCAGAACATCCTGGGCAAGACGCTCGCGACCGCCTACTCGGCCCGCGCGAGCGAGTACGCCGGCGTCTCGACGCCGCTCACCTGGAACGAGGTCGAGCGCGGCGTCGATCCGCGCGACTTCACGATCGAGACGGCGCCGGCCCGATTCCGCGCGGCCGGCGATCTCTGGACGGCCTTCCGCACGGCGAAACCGGTGGACCTCGCGGCGCTGACTAGTCGGTGA